A portion of the Corticium candelabrum chromosome 5, ooCorCand1.1, whole genome shotgun sequence genome contains these proteins:
- the LOC134180474 gene encoding class II receptor tyrosine kinase-like isoform X1, whose translation MQCQAGWIRSGLSCYRLVSTSKIWEKAETDCITREGHLASIASVTEDSVVLSLRGTSSSDRNDTWIGLHDQVVENTFVWSDGTSSTYTNWDTAGNEPSGSGDCVRIRSDGKWKYQNCTASYPYVCEYNLTRSTTQTPTTLSATTSLCTPADAVNTKSRSAITVAPSPSTAIFATSPTTASATTDSCTSRIPTTSSQITTQYISRTVSPTATLSTTAKASTQSIFTRFSSVNVTTRSKSVPTTVSLTVADETKANSSNTSVYAGIAAAIAIIVLMASVIFAFLFCKRNKPKSNLLQAHSSENLNSNGVGPNFAKAGAYFNKRGSAANVSLYCEPTTCTSMMNNPLRELAQSTSAVAQGGSTTSSHSTRQGSRKDVDVYCEPITATISQPTDELIEVSEDENYYLRFTPLENLTNTKQSCKQQTKNSVAKKTATEDEYVRARLISDNPLTKVDVKMAEVVTNVVDAENAETSYELVVKPTKKGNMKGYRNMAYEKDALDATSNGQDVDKSTSAIRSDDDKFWEPATTEQELYGQLEGKRFRRIDRRDVRNRQKIGSGAFGVVEKAIWRANDRENIPVAVKTLTNETNASDRVKFLREAAITGQFRHSNVVRLYGVVTLGSPIMLVLEYLQNSDLKMYLEKRKLDGQCCRSGFEKTLLKMCRDIANGMEYLSRKSFVHRDVAARNILLSKDLTCKIADFGLARELSDDTYYTITGGKLPIKWCAPEIWNYKKYSSASDVWSYGVVLYEVWSIGRRPFGLMRNNEVMKKVETGYRLPPPPGCSRSLYHLMIDCWHSDSHKRPKFGNIVKRLGVSDELLLINKKETSIKGNLGDALHVSDNCYTDLQHIYMQNADHQTSHIY comes from the exons ATGCAATGTCAAGCAGGCTGGATTCGTAGTGGACTGAGTTGTTACCGTCTCGTCTCGACATCTAAAATATGGGAAAAGGCAGAGACAGACTGCATCACTAGAGAAGGACATCTCGCATCCATCGCATCAGTCACCGAGGACTCTGTCGTTTTAAGCTTGAGAGGTACATCCAGCTCAGACAGAAACGACACATGGATTGGTTTGCATGATCAAGTTGTTGAGAATACGTTTGTATGGTCCGATGGCACGAGtagcacatacacaaactgGGATACTGCGGGCAATGAGCCTAGTGGCAGTGGTGATTGTGTAAGAATAAGATCTGATGGAAAATGGAAATATCAAAATTGCACAGCTTCATATCCGTACGTGTGTGAGTATAATCTCACCCgctctacaacacaaactccGACAACTTTGTCAGCCACGACATCACTGTGCACACCAGCAGATGCAGTAAATACCAAGTCTAGATCTGCCATCACCGTTGCACCGTCTCCTTCTACGGCAATCTTTGCTACATCTCCAACCACAGCTTCAGCCACAACAGACAGCTGTACAAGCAGAATTCCCACCACGTCATCGCAAattacaacacaatatatatCCAGAACAGTATCACCAACTGCCACATTGTCAACTACCGCTAAAGCCAGCACACAATCGATTTTTACACGTTTTTCCTCGGTTAATGTGACAACGCGATCTAAGTCAGTACCAACAACTGTTTCGTTAACTGTCGCAGACGAGACCAAAGCAAACTCTTCAAACACTTCAGTGTACGCTGGAATTGCCGCTGCAATTGCAATTATTGTCTTAATGGCGTCTGTAATATTTGCATTTCTTTTCTGTAAGAGAAACAAGCCGAAGTCCAACTTACTTCAAGCACATTCGTCAG AAAATTTGAATTCAAACGGCGTTGGTCCAAACTTTGCAAAGGCAGGCGCTTACTTTAATAAACGCGGGTCAGCAGCAAATGTCAGCCTTTACTGTGAGCCTACGACATGTACATCAATGATGAACAATCCATTACGAGAACTGGCCCAAAGTACAAGCGCAGTTGCTCAAGGAGGTAGTACGACAAGCTCTCACTCTACTAGACAAGGGTCAAGAAAGGATGTTGACGTTTACTGCGAGCCTATCACAGCAACGATAAGCCAACCGACAGACGAACTAATCGAAGTTTCCGAAGAtgaaaattattatttaaggTTCACTCCCTTAGAAAATTTGACAAATACCAAACAGTCGtgcaaacaacaaacgaaAAATTCGGTCGCAAAGAAAACTGCTACTGAAGATGAATACGTCCGAGCAAGACTAATTAGTGACAACCCCTTGACTAAAGTAGACGTCAAAATGGCCGAAGTTGTAACCAACGTTGTAGATGCTGAAAACGCAGAAACGTCATACGAGTTAGTGGTCAAACCGACAAAAAAGGGGAATATGAAAGGCTACCGAAATATGGCTTACGAGAAAGATGCCCTAGATGCAACTTCGAACGGGCAAGACGTTGACAAATCGACTTCTGCAATT AGAAGCGATGACGATAAATTTTGGGAACCGGCTACCACGGAACAGGAACTTTACGGTCAACTTGAAGGGAAGAGATTCAGACGCATCGACAGACGTGACGtcagaaacagacaaaaaatcgGATCAGG AGCATTTGGCGTCGTAGAGAAGGCAATTTGGAGAGCG AATGATAGAGAGAATATACCAGTGGCGGTAAAGACGCTGACGAATGAAACTAATGCCAGTGATCGCGTCAAATTTCTTCGTGAGGCAGCGATTACTGGTCAATTCCGACATTCAAACGTCGTCCGTTTATATGGTGTTGTCACTCTCGGATCTCCA ATAATGCTGGTCTTGGAATACCTGCAAAATAGTGATCTGAAAATGTATCTTGAAAAGCGTAAATTAGA CGGACAGTGTTGCCGTTCGGGTTTCGAAAAGACGCTGCTGAAAATGTGTCGTGATATTGCAAACGGAATGGAATATCTTTCGCGCAAGTCTTTCGTTCACAGA GATGTAGCGGCAAGAAATATTTTGTTAAGCAAAGACTTGACGTGCAAA ATCGCAGATTTTGGGTTGGCACGTGAATTGTCTGACGACACTTACTACACAATTACAGGCGGGAAATTGCCTATAAAATGGTGTGCTCCTGAG ATTTGGAATTATAAAAAATATTCGTCTGCTAGTGACGTGTGGAGCTATGGAGTTGTCCTCTACGAAGTGTGGTCAATAGGACGACGTCCTTTCGGTTTAATGAGAAACAACGAG GTGATGAAAAAGGTTGAGACTGGATAtcgtcttcctcctcctccgGGATGTTCTCGTTCTCTTTATCATCTCATGATTGACTGTTG GCATTCTGATAGCCACAAAAGACCCAAGTTTGGAAACATTGTGAAGAGGCTTGGAGTATCTGACGAACTACTTCTGATCAACAAAAAGGAAACTTCGATAAAGGGAAATCTTGGAGACGCTCTACACGTGTCAGACAACTGTTACACAGACTTGCAACACATTTATATGCAAAATGCTGATCATCAAACGTCGCATATCTATTAG
- the LOC134180474 gene encoding class II receptor tyrosine kinase-like isoform X2 translates to MQCQAGWIRSGLSCYRLVSTSKIWEKAETDCITREGHLASIASVTEDSVVLSLRGTSSSDRNDTWIGLHDQVVENTFVWSDGTSSTYTNWDTAGNEPSGSGDCVRIRSDGKWKYQNCTASYPYVCEYNLTRSTTQTPTTLSATTSLCTPADAVNTKSRSAITVAPSPSTAIFATSPTTASATTDSCTSRIPTTSSQITTQYISRTVSPTATLSTTAKASTQSIFTHETKANSSNTSVYAGIAAAIAIIVLMASVIFAFLFCKRNKPKSNLLQAHSSENLNSNGVGPNFAKAGAYFNKRGSAANVSLYCEPTTCTSMMNNPLRELAQSTSAVAQGGSTTSSHSTRQGSRKDVDVYCEPITATISQPTDELIEVSEDENYYLRFTPLENLTNTKQSCKQQTKNSVAKKTATEDEYVRARLISDNPLTKVDVKMAEVVTNVVDAENAETSYELVVKPTKKGNMKGYRNMAYEKDALDATSNGQDVDKSTSAIRSDDDKFWEPATTEQELYGQLEGKRFRRIDRRDVRNRQKIGSGAFGVVEKAIWRANDRENIPVAVKTLTNETNASDRVKFLREAAITGQFRHSNVVRLYGVVTLGSPIMLVLEYLQNSDLKMYLEKRKLDGQCCRSGFEKTLLKMCRDIANGMEYLSRKSFVHRDVAARNILLSKDLTCKIADFGLARELSDDTYYTITGGKLPIKWCAPEIWNYKKYSSASDVWSYGVVLYEVWSIGRRPFGLMRNNEVMKKVETGYRLPPPPGCSRSLYHLMIDCWHSDSHKRPKFGNIVKRLGVSDELLLINKKETSIKGNLGDALHVSDNCYTDLQHIYMQNADHQTSHIY, encoded by the exons ATGCAATGTCAAGCAGGCTGGATTCGTAGTGGACTGAGTTGTTACCGTCTCGTCTCGACATCTAAAATATGGGAAAAGGCAGAGACAGACTGCATCACTAGAGAAGGACATCTCGCATCCATCGCATCAGTCACCGAGGACTCTGTCGTTTTAAGCTTGAGAGGTACATCCAGCTCAGACAGAAACGACACATGGATTGGTTTGCATGATCAAGTTGTTGAGAATACGTTTGTATGGTCCGATGGCACGAGtagcacatacacaaactgGGATACTGCGGGCAATGAGCCTAGTGGCAGTGGTGATTGTGTAAGAATAAGATCTGATGGAAAATGGAAATATCAAAATTGCACAGCTTCATATCCGTACGTGTGTGAGTATAATCTCACCCgctctacaacacaaactccGACAACTTTGTCAGCCACGACATCACTGTGCACACCAGCAGATGCAGTAAATACCAAGTCTAGATCTGCCATCACCGTTGCACCGTCTCCTTCTACGGCAATCTTTGCTACATCTCCAACCACAGCTTCAGCCACAACAGACAGCTGTACAAGCAGAATTCCCACCACGTCATCGCAAattacaacacaatatatatCCAGAACAGTATCACCAACTGCCACATTGTCAACTACCGCTAAAGCCAGCACACAATCGATTTTTACAC ACGAGACCAAAGCAAACTCTTCAAACACTTCAGTGTACGCTGGAATTGCCGCTGCAATTGCAATTATTGTCTTAATGGCGTCTGTAATATTTGCATTTCTTTTCTGTAAGAGAAACAAGCCGAAGTCCAACTTACTTCAAGCACATTCGTCAG AAAATTTGAATTCAAACGGCGTTGGTCCAAACTTTGCAAAGGCAGGCGCTTACTTTAATAAACGCGGGTCAGCAGCAAATGTCAGCCTTTACTGTGAGCCTACGACATGTACATCAATGATGAACAATCCATTACGAGAACTGGCCCAAAGTACAAGCGCAGTTGCTCAAGGAGGTAGTACGACAAGCTCTCACTCTACTAGACAAGGGTCAAGAAAGGATGTTGACGTTTACTGCGAGCCTATCACAGCAACGATAAGCCAACCGACAGACGAACTAATCGAAGTTTCCGAAGAtgaaaattattatttaaggTTCACTCCCTTAGAAAATTTGACAAATACCAAACAGTCGtgcaaacaacaaacgaaAAATTCGGTCGCAAAGAAAACTGCTACTGAAGATGAATACGTCCGAGCAAGACTAATTAGTGACAACCCCTTGACTAAAGTAGACGTCAAAATGGCCGAAGTTGTAACCAACGTTGTAGATGCTGAAAACGCAGAAACGTCATACGAGTTAGTGGTCAAACCGACAAAAAAGGGGAATATGAAAGGCTACCGAAATATGGCTTACGAGAAAGATGCCCTAGATGCAACTTCGAACGGGCAAGACGTTGACAAATCGACTTCTGCAATT AGAAGCGATGACGATAAATTTTGGGAACCGGCTACCACGGAACAGGAACTTTACGGTCAACTTGAAGGGAAGAGATTCAGACGCATCGACAGACGTGACGtcagaaacagacaaaaaatcgGATCAGG AGCATTTGGCGTCGTAGAGAAGGCAATTTGGAGAGCG AATGATAGAGAGAATATACCAGTGGCGGTAAAGACGCTGACGAATGAAACTAATGCCAGTGATCGCGTCAAATTTCTTCGTGAGGCAGCGATTACTGGTCAATTCCGACATTCAAACGTCGTCCGTTTATATGGTGTTGTCACTCTCGGATCTCCA ATAATGCTGGTCTTGGAATACCTGCAAAATAGTGATCTGAAAATGTATCTTGAAAAGCGTAAATTAGA CGGACAGTGTTGCCGTTCGGGTTTCGAAAAGACGCTGCTGAAAATGTGTCGTGATATTGCAAACGGAATGGAATATCTTTCGCGCAAGTCTTTCGTTCACAGA GATGTAGCGGCAAGAAATATTTTGTTAAGCAAAGACTTGACGTGCAAA ATCGCAGATTTTGGGTTGGCACGTGAATTGTCTGACGACACTTACTACACAATTACAGGCGGGAAATTGCCTATAAAATGGTGTGCTCCTGAG ATTTGGAATTATAAAAAATATTCGTCTGCTAGTGACGTGTGGAGCTATGGAGTTGTCCTCTACGAAGTGTGGTCAATAGGACGACGTCCTTTCGGTTTAATGAGAAACAACGAG GTGATGAAAAAGGTTGAGACTGGATAtcgtcttcctcctcctccgGGATGTTCTCGTTCTCTTTATCATCTCATGATTGACTGTTG GCATTCTGATAGCCACAAAAGACCCAAGTTTGGAAACATTGTGAAGAGGCTTGGAGTATCTGACGAACTACTTCTGATCAACAAAAAGGAAACTTCGATAAAGGGAAATCTTGGAGACGCTCTACACGTGTCAGACAACTGTTACACAGACTTGCAACACATTTATATGCAAAATGCTGATCATCAAACGTCGCATATCTATTAG